Below is a genomic region from Pseudomonas frederiksbergensis.
TGTGAAAAGCTTCGAAGAGCAAGAAGACACAATGGCCCTTCTTAAGCTACTGGCAATGGGCAACCGTGAAATTGAGGAAGGCAAATTTCGGAGTGCGGAGGACGTCTTCGCAGAACTGGACGAGGCTGATCATCAATGAGCTTCACTGTCGTCATTCTTCAGTCCGCAGAAATAGACCTCAAAGAGCTCCGAAGCTATATCACCAAACAGTTCTCTGCCCAAACATGGCAAAACACCTATGCCACGTTGAAGGCAGCCATCCGTCACTTGGCGACACAGCCTTGTGCGGGCTCAATTCCGGAAGAAATCGAGAGACTCAATATAGGCCAGTATCGGCAAGTCCTGTCAGGGATGAACCGGGTCATTTATGAGATTCGAGACAAAACGGTCTACATCCACATCATTGCCGAAACACGAAAAAACCTGCCAACGCTGTTGATGAAACGACTTTTACACGTGAACGCGTGAGATCAGCCCGCTCGTTAAAACCGCGACCCGGGCCCACTCAAAAACGCCAGCTCTTCAGGCGTACTCTCACGCCCAAGAATCTCGTTGCGATGGGGAAACCGTCCAAACCGGGCGATGATTTTCTGATGCCGCTCGGCGTAATCGAGGTTATCGGCAAACACCGCACGATCCGCCTCGGGTTGCTGAGCCAGCAAGTCGGCAAAGCGTGAGATCGCTTCGTTCTGCACCGCAAGATGCTCGCAATGCTCGAACACCAGGTAGATGAACACCCGCTGGATGGGCAGCAGTTGCCGATCGAAATCCGCGGCAATGCCTTGCGCCACCAGAGCCTGAGCGCTCACGTCGCCTGCAAAGGATTGGGGGGTTTGGCGAAAGATCATTCGCGGTAACTGGTCGAGCAACAACACCAGGGCCAGCCAACCTTCGGGACGTTGCGTCCACTCGGTCAATCCGCCGGCCAGTGCCTGTTCCACCAAGTCCCCGAAACGCCTGCGCGCTTCGAGGTCCTGGCTGTCACGCTTACCGAACCACAACGTGCCCTGTCGCGCCGCTACATCGTTAGGGTTGTCGGCTAAACCGAACCACCATTCGAGCAACGGCTGCCAGGGCGCGGTCATGGTTTATTCCTTGTGGTAAGCCGTGGCGCGTTCAACTTCCTGCTTCGAGCCCAGGAACACCGCTACACGCTGGTGCAGGCCTTCCGGCTTGATGTCGAGGATACGCTGGTGACCGTCGGTGGAAGCGCCGCCAGCCTGTTCAACCAGGAACGACATCGGGTTGGCTTCATACATCAAACGCAGTTTGCCTGGCTTGGAAGGCTCGCGGCTGTCACGTGGGTACATGAACAGGCCACCACGGGTCAGGATGCGGTGCACGTCGGCCACCATCGCGGCGACCCAGCGCATGTTGTAGTTCTTTTTCAGCGGGCCGTCTTCGCCAGCCAGCAATTCGCCGACGTAGCGCTGTACCGGAGCTTCCCAGTGACGCTGGTTGGACATGTTGATCGCGAATTCCTGAGTGGAGGTCGGGATCTTGATGTCTTCATGGGTCAGCACGAAGCTGCCCATTTCACGGTCCAGGGTAAAGCCTTTCACGCCATCACCCAGGGTCAGCACCAGCATGGTCTGCGGGCCGTAGATGGCATAACCGGCGGCTACCTGCTCGGTACCTGGCTGCAGGAAGGCCTTTTCGTTCAAGGCTTCGTTCTGGCTCAGGTATTCGTTCGGGCAACGCAGCACCGAGAAGATGGTACCGACCGGTGCGTTGATATCGATGTTCGACGAGCCGTCCAGTGGGTCGAATACCAGCAGGTAGGCGCCTTTCGGGTATTTGCCCGGGATCTGGTAGGCATTGTCCATTTCTTCGGACGCCATGCCGGCCAGGTGACCGCCCCATTCGTTGGCTTCGAGCAGGATCTCGTTGGAGATCACGTCGAGTTTCTTCTGCACTTCGCCCTGAACGTTCTCAGTGCCCATACTGCCCAGAACACCACCCAAGGCGCCCTTGGACACGGCGTGGCTGATTTCCTTGCAGGCGCGCGCCACCACTTCGATCAGGAAACGCAGATCGGCAGGTGTGTTGTTGCTACGGGTCTGCTCAATCAAATAGCGACTCAGGGTAACGCGGGACATGGAAGGCTCCGGAAGAATAGGGGCTAAAAACCCGCGCAGTTTAACGCGAGTCGACGCGCAATTCCTCTTATCAGACGAGATTCACTGAATAGAGTTCGTGCGCGGGGTTGAGCGTAGTTCGAAACCGACGGAATGTGGCCGCGAGATTGGTGCCAGTTTCAGGATTTGACGGGGGGCTTGCGCAGCAAACTGAACGCCATTCCCGCCAAGCCCGCCACACCGAGCAAGAGCACCGCCCATAGGCCGATCTTCTTCCAGTGGGTGCCTGGGACAATCGGCGCCACTGCGCTGGCCTGCGAAGTCATCACCGCCGCACCCTCGACCTTGGCCTGGCCCAAAGTCGCCAGACGCTT
It encodes:
- a CDS encoding type II toxin-antitoxin system Phd/YefM family antitoxin gives rise to the protein MKLSSQIKPISYLKSHTAEIVKTITESREPLVITQNGEAKLVVMDVKSFEEQEDTMALLKLLAMGNREIEEGKFRSAEDVFAELDEADHQ
- a CDS encoding type II toxin-antitoxin system RelE/ParE family toxin, yielding MSFTVVILQSAEIDLKELRSYITKQFSAQTWQNTYATLKAAIRHLATQPCAGSIPEEIERLNIGQYRQVLSGMNRVIYEIRDKTVYIHIIAETRKNLPTLLMKRLLHVNA
- a CDS encoding DUF924 family protein, with amino-acid sequence MTAPWQPLLEWWFGLADNPNDVAARQGTLWFGKRDSQDLEARRRFGDLVEQALAGGLTEWTQRPEGWLALVLLLDQLPRMIFRQTPQSFAGDVSAQALVAQGIAADFDRQLLPIQRVFIYLVFEHCEHLAVQNEAISRFADLLAQQPEADRAVFADNLDYAERHQKIIARFGRFPHRNEILGRESTPEELAFLSGPGSRF
- a CDS encoding class 1 fructose-bisphosphatase, producing the protein MSRVTLSRYLIEQTRSNNTPADLRFLIEVVARACKEISHAVSKGALGGVLGSMGTENVQGEVQKKLDVISNEILLEANEWGGHLAGMASEEMDNAYQIPGKYPKGAYLLVFDPLDGSSNIDINAPVGTIFSVLRCPNEYLSQNEALNEKAFLQPGTEQVAAGYAIYGPQTMLVLTLGDGVKGFTLDREMGSFVLTHEDIKIPTSTQEFAINMSNQRHWEAPVQRYVGELLAGEDGPLKKNYNMRWVAAMVADVHRILTRGGLFMYPRDSREPSKPGKLRLMYEANPMSFLVEQAGGASTDGHQRILDIKPEGLHQRVAVFLGSKQEVERATAYHKE